In Fusarium falciforme chromosome 9, complete sequence, the sequence CCGTCAGATGTAAATCCAGTATCGCCACGGACTCACTGGCGTTGCCAGGCCGAAAACCACAATGAGATATTCAGCAAGGTGGTGTCACATACACCATTGACCGCTCAGGATATGGGCAGTTGTGACGTAGTCGTCCGGTCTCGAAAGGGATGGACGTGCATATCCTCAACCAGCATAGCGACTATGACATGAGAGTGAAGAAAAGGCGAGATGCAGTACAAAGAGATCAATTAGCTTATCCTTCCCTAATGATAGCTAATAAAGGATAACAAGAATTGGAATAGAGTAAATAAAAGAGCTCTAAAGATTTACTCTTTATTTCAATATTATTCCATAAGCTTTGTCTAAACTTCAAGCGCAGTTAGATATCTTTGACGTTCTGGTGTCTCGTTAACTCAAGCTGCATGACTTCGATGGCACGACGGAATCTTTCCCTATCGAGTCGCATACGAGAAGACTCTCTGACAAAGCAGCGACTTGCATTGGTCATATCATTCATAAGCCTGCAAGGAGTCACCGCTGGATGCATGGCTGGATGCATGGCTGGACGGCCCGCCGGGTTGTAGATGTGTTTTTGAAGGTAGGGCGTGAGAGACATGTGTATTCGTAACATGGCATTTTCCCCGATTGGACCTAGAGTTTTCCGTGATTCCGCACTGACGGTTTACTAGTCAATTTCCCGTCCCCTCCTTGCGGCGGGAGGTGCAACAGGAAGACAGAGTCATCGAATTCCCTGCAAACACGCATTCGATGGATGTCTGTGGAACCGCAAATGAGTCTTCCAACCCATGATGGCAGTCAATTGTAGATATTTACATGCAAGGATCCGATACCGGATGTCCAACCAGAAAAGTTGCATTTGGTGCGCGCATGCAACCTATCAAATCCCTGCCATAAGTCATGTCGCGGGGCGGCAGAGGCTACATCAGCCCACCCGCAATTCAACGCTTGGAGACAAGTACCGAGGTCGGCACTCACGGCAGACGCGAGACGGCCCCGCTCGGGGCCGAAAAGCGTGACTCTCGCGGGGGCGGTACCGGAGCGGCAATATACGGCCTCTTCAAAACTCTGACTCGGGAGGAGGGGTGACTCAGCCTGGAATCTTTTTCGACCCCGCCTCCATCAATCTTGTCGCAAACCCATCAATCGTCTTTTCCTACTTCTAGATTGATCTGGGATCTTGATCTGagattttattttacttaagatCTTGATCTTTACTCTTGCCCGCACGGTTTTCGTTCCTGGAGCATCGACGTGACGCAACCCCGCGGTGGCGACTTGTAACCTTTATATCAACAACCACGAGAACGATCGCGCAAATTGCGCCAAAGCCACTTTCAAGATGCCTATGTAAGTTGTTGTGGCCTCTATTTACACTGGCGTACTGTATTTGAAGGTATAAACTGACACTGTGCCTCTAAATTCTAGGCTCAAGGAACCATGGAAGAAATACAAGCCCTTCCCTCGCATGAACCTTCCTGATCGCCAATGGCCCTCGAAATCGATTGAGAAAGCCCCTCGATGGCTGGAGACCAGTCTCCGAGACGGAAACCAGAGCAACCCAGACCCAATGGTGCGTATATCTCATTGGTGGTATAGTGGGGGTGTTCTGGACCTGGGagcaccttgaccttgtttgGACGGCTGGCTTACAATTTGGATAGAACGGAGAGGAGAAATGGAGATTCTTCAAGATGCTCTGCGATATTGGATTCAAGGAAATCGAGGTTTCCTTCCCTTCTGCTTCTCAAACCGACTTCGACTTCACAAGACGCCTGGTCGAGACCCCTGGAGCTATCCCCGACGATGTTGCGATCCAAGTGCTGTCACCATGCCGACCCGACCTGATCAAGCGCACAGTCGAAGCTGTCTCTGGCGCCAAGAACGCAATTATTCACATCTATCTCGCCACCAGCGAGTGCTTCCGGAGAATCGTCTTCAACCACTCCGAGGAGGACACTCTGGAACTCGCCGTGCGTTGTGCCAAGGTTGTCAGGTCCCTGACAAAGGACGATCCCGCTCAATCAGGCACAAACTGGCAGTTTGAGTTCAGCCCTGAGTGTTTTTCCGATACCTCACCTGAGTTTGCCGTCAAGGTCTGCAATGCTGTTCGGGAGGCTTGGGGACCCACGGTCGAGACACCCATGATTGTCAACCTGCCGGCAACAGTCGAAAACGCGTCTTGCAATGTTTTTGCCGATCAAGTTGAGTTCTTTTGCAGAAATATCTCTGAGCGTCAGACGGTTTGCGTCAGTGTCCACAACCACAACGATAGGGGTAccgcagcagcggcagcagagTTGGCCCAGATGGCCGGAGCTGACCGCGTAGAGGGATGCCTCTTTGGAAACGGCGAGCGTACTGGAAACGTCGACCTGGTGACGCTGGCGCTGAATTTGTATACCCAAGGAGTCCCCCCCAACTTGGACTTTTCCAACTTGACCCAGATCATCGACCTGGTTGAGGACTGTAACAAGATCCCCGTTCACCCTCGCGCTCCCTACGCCGGCTCTCTAGTAGTTTGCGCCTTCAGTGGCTCACATCAAGATGCTATCAAAAAGTCGCGTAACCCAAACCCTAATATGTTTGATCGTTTTGCTAACATCCTTACAGGGCAAGCAGAATGGACTCCGAAATCTTCAACCCATTTGACCACTTACTGATACGTTTACAGGGCATGCAAATCCGTTCGCGCGAAGGAAAGTCATACGAGGACTACTGGGAAGTGCCTTATCTACCCCTGGATCCCGAGGACGTTGGGCGTACCTACGAGGCCATCATCCGTGTCAACTCCCAGAGCGGCAAGGGCGGCGCTGCCTGGATCATCCTGCGGAAGCTTTCTCTGGACATCCCTCGAGGTCTGCAGGTTGCGTTTTCTAGCGTTGTCCAGAAGCAGGCCGATGGTCTTGGCCGTGAGCTTCGACCCGAGGAAATCACCGACCTTTTCGAGACGACCTACTTCCTTAATGAGAACCCTCGATTCAGCCTGGTCGACTACTCGATTACCCCTGACCGCTCACAATCTCCCGCGCCGCCTGCGCCGGGCAAGACACAGGAAACCAAGAACCTGAACCGTGTTTTTGAGGGTGTTGTTTCAGTCGATGGTAGAGAGATTAAGCTCCGTGGACGTGGCAATGGACCCATCTCCAGTATGGCGAATGCTCTCAAGGACGTTGGTGTTGACCTGGATGTCAATGACTACAAGGAGCATGCCATTGGCGAGGGTCGTGGTGTCAAGGCTGCCTCTTACATTGAGTGCAAGATTGGAAACACTAAGCAGACAGTGTGGGGAGTCGGCATCCACGAGGATGTGGTTCAGAGTTCTCTGATTGCTCTGCTGAGCGCTGCCAGCAACGTAAGTCATTGTGCTACTTATTGTCAATGTACCCATTTTCCTGGTTCGACTAACACACCCCTCCAGTTTATCACCAGCAGACCTGGAAGCCCCGTTCTGAAGCCCGTTGCATCTCGTCCCAAGACTCTGGACCCTAGCAGCGCCAACGGCGCGCCCACAGAGCCTGCTCAGGAGACTCCCAGTGTGATCTCCatcttggaggagaaggcgaaCGGTATGTAAAGTAGTGTGTGAGTTTGCGTTGGGGGATGAAGCTTTTGCCTCCTCTTTATTGTCTAACGTTAGTGTGTTGTCAACTGCGGACATTGGAGCTCTGGGGGTGAATTCATACGAAAAAAAGGCCTAAAATGCACCAAGAGGCCAGGGGAGAATCTTGAAATAGGCAGATAGATTCAACCCAAAAGCAATACCTGTTTTATTCCAAACTCCATTGGCAGAACAGAGTTCGTGTCATACAGAAACCATGATAAGGACATGGAGAACGATGCTTGAAGGTTCCGACAATGGCAGTATCTGGGTTATGTTACAGCTTCCCCTGAGACCCCACGGTTTCGCGTGGAGGAGGGGGCATGGGTAAGACACTCACATCCTCCAAGCATTACACGTGGATAGATGACTTTTCCATGTCGCCGCTGACAACCTTGAACCTCCTTTTTTCAAGGGGGTGATATGCAGTAAAGTAATCCACGTAAACCATGTCCTCAGCATTAACCTCGTACGCGTGCAAATCTGGAAAACGGCGGAACAGGGTGCCGAGTGTAACGTACAACTCGCACCAAGCAAGGTCATGCCCGATGCACATGCGACGGCCGCGAGAGAAGGGAACAAGACACTTGTCACGCTCGTGAAATGTTGAAGGATCGGTCCAGCGGGTGGGATCAAAGACTTCGGGGTTTGGGAAGGCTTCGGAGTTGTGATGCATCATCCAGGCGGACATGCTTGTGACCGTCTGTTGCCTGTTAGCGAATGGACTTCTGGGGGAATAGGGACGTACGCCTTCGGGCAGGTAGTGTCCCTCTAATTCGACTCCTCCTTTTGGAACGACGCGGGGAAGGCGGCTTAGAACGCCATACGAGAGTcttgagatggatgttggTTAGTTGGGTCAAAAAAGGGGTAGGGCCTGGACTCACCTTTGACCCTCCTTGATAACACCCGTCAGATACGGGAGTTTCTCAAGCTCAGAGGAGCTCAATCGGGCATCTGGATTAGGAAATGCCTCTTGGAGTTCCTTCTTAAGGGTGTCGTAAATGGTGGGGTTCGTCACGACGTGGAAGGCAGCCATGCTCATGGCGTTGCCAGTCGTGTCGGCAGCAGCTGTGCATATGCCAAACGCCTCGTCGACGAGTTCGTTGATAGTAGGTACGACATGGCCTTCGGTGGCGTTGGGGTCGAGGAGTTGATGCCAGATGGTGGTGCGCTTGGGCTGGACGCCTTGGTTGATGCGTGCTTGGACGTCTTCGACTTGCTTTCTCGTTCGCTATGAAAATGTCAGCATCAGGGATGTAAGTGAACTATGAGACTCACGTCTTTGCAGCCCACAAAGTCGGCGACGGATGGACTCATGTGCTTGGCGACACAGTCGGGCAGACTCTGGATGGGAACCCTCAGTGAAGCAAATGCTTGGAACGTCCAGAACATAGACGCCGAGCTACGGATCATATTACTGAACCATTCTCCAAGATCTTCGTCATCCAGCTGGTTCCACGAATCGTCAAAGGCATAATCAGTAATGACGTCGACACTGATGGCTCGGAACGCTGCATGCAAGTTGGTAGGCCGCCCGGCAGCACAGTCATCAGAGACCATACGGCACAGCTTCTCGACCTTGTCATGAATGACGTCAAATGACTCAAGCTTGAGGACCTTTCGgcgggagaagaaggggttCAGGGCGGTGCGACGTCGGCGGTGGAcattgttggagatggtggtgaagGTTGCAGACTCGACTCCGAGTGCGCCGTAGAAGCCGGGATCTTTGTAAAAGTCGGACTTTACGCCAAAGACTGTGTCATAGTGCTTTGGATTACTGAGATGGACTTCATTTGGAGAGATGCGCACGATTGGACCTGTGAGAGTCAGTGGCTTTGTTCCTCGTGTTTGCAGGAGGCTATTCACCGTAGACGTCGTGTAACcgctcaatctccttgtAGAACTTGCCACTGCAAGGCACGTTAAAGTACCAGGCATACTTTTTCGTCACAGCTGGTAGAAAAGGACTTGGAACGTTTGCCAACGGATGAAAGAAACGACGGTAGATGATCGTGGCGATGGTGTAGAATGTGCCGCCTAAGACAGCTGCCCGCCACCACTGAGCCACAAGATGGCAAATGGAGCCAAGATTCGGGAATATAACAGCCATGGCGATACAGAGGACTCAACCAGGCATCTTAATTAAAGGAAAGAAGAAACAAATCCAGTCAAGGGAGGTGGTCAGCTTCTTTTATATGGATGAGATGTCGTCAACCTACCCCAGAATAAGCACCGCTTTGGTCACCGCAGCCCTACGTAACTGCACAGGAGAAGCTCTAGCGCGATCGGATCGACAAACTTACAGGCTTTCTCATCCAGTGAGAGCCTCTGTGTTTCATTTGTCCCGGTAGATCGTCTGACATGGTGTCCGAGTTTCGTCAGCGGGCCGGACCCGTGTGGAGGTGCAATGGCCACCTCGTTGTTGGATGAATGCTGGGATGATGCACCCCTGGCACCAACCTTGAACGTTTCGGTAAATTTCTCTATGGGATTGGCTCTCTTAATTATGGGTGGTTGGCCAGGTAAACATAATGGGATTGTTCCCAGACTGGGCCGGGCGGTGAAATGCTGCCAGCCCTCGACTCTTGCCTGTTTCATAATACCTCAATCAACTCCCAACGCCATCAACTTCGCTAGCATGGTCCGAACAAAGACACGACCTCGAACCTTGGAGGAGAGATATCCAAATGGTCCCCCCGACATTAAGTTTCCACCCAAATACAGGATTGTGTACAACAACCGCATCTTCAACGACCACACCGGTACACCAGCCTTGATGTCATGGGAGAGCCCGGGGGTTCAGCGTTCATTGCCTCCTCTCGCCTCTTGGATCTTCTACATGACCCATCCTGATGTGCCACGCGATTTTGACGGCTCTCTATTCTATAGTAGTCTCGAGGTGGACCACCAGCTGTGCAGAGGTGGCAGCTTTCGCTACGagttcttcttccttcccgGCGCCACGGCTGAAGAGTGCCTCACTCACTTTCGTGGAGAGATGGAGGTTCGAGGAACCATTTGGCGCCAGATCAGCAAAGTCAACGAGGCAATGAACCTCAAGAAATGCGGAAACGGCCAGGGGTTGGAGGATGATTTGGCTGAAGAGTTCGCCTCTGATCAAGATACCGCCACGGACAGTCGACTTCCTGGCCTGGTCTGGCCAAAAAGCGATGGCGATTGTGAGGGAGAAATCTATCGCGGCTGGTTCTTCATGTATCCGGACGCAGACATCGAGTGCCGCACTGCTGAGCAAAAGGCGCGTGAGATGTACCTCGTCAAGTTTGACCCCATCCCCACCCCGGACTGGGACGAGGAGGTGGAGTGCAAGCCCAGCCCGATGGAACGTCCCATCGTTTCACGGCGgatgaaggccaaggacgaAGACGGGTTTGAAGACGGGATTTTTGGTTGGATGGAAATGAGGAAGAGGTCACTCTGGGAGCAAGCGGCGGATGAAGCTACAGATAACGCTCTGGAGCTGGGATGGAAGTCTTGGTGATGTGAGAAGGATGGATCCGACTGCTTTGTATAGATTGCGGTAATCCCAGTCTCAACACCATTTAAAGACGGcgaatgtgttctttattatagttgaagcccggccctcgatgggttaactgagctaGAAGATCGTAAAGACGGCGGTTTGTGGTGATCATGGCGATGTGTCGTCCTGCCAAGTCTAACTACAAACATCTGGCTTAGCCGCAAGTCTACGCGACGGGGGAAGCCTCTGGGGAGGTCTCAACTAGCTCGTAAATAGGTACATTGCGCGAAGAGGTGTATGTATTTCTACAATGCGGTATCTGTATACTTCTTAATTGTGGTGTCATCATCATTCTCGTCCTCGAAATAGCCAATaccaccatcatggccaatGACTTCCACCTCTTCCCGAATACGAACTTTAAGGTCGATCGGTTTCTTCCCTCGGGATGAGAATTCAGAATAAAATGTCCGGTGTCGTCTCAGAATAGACTTGTCATCGGTTTGCCAATCGGTAGGGTGAGATTGAGAGTCTGGATAGAGGGGTCCGTAGAGCCAGGTGACATCGCAATCCTTGAACCTAGTCATTGTCAGAGATATGCAATCATGGTGAGTTGCTTGGGTACCTACCAGTTTATTTCCTCCGGTGGGATTGTTGACAAGTTGTTCTTGAACTTTGTCCATGCTCTCCAGATGCCATTCTCCAGGCGACCCTTGTTGATGAGCGATTTCGCCGAGCTGACTGCCTTCCATGATGGACCAATCTCCTCATCGATCCACCGGTGTGACAAATAGTCAACAGAGCGGCTAGACGTGATCGGTACCTCAGAGTCATCCTTACACCTGGGTTGATCATAGGGAGGCAGAACATCGAAAACATGGGCTCTCCGAGACTCCAACCAGGACTCGGCACAAGTCGGTGGCTCCGAGCCTTCAACCCAAACGCTTGACGCGTCGCTGTAATGTGAAACGATAAAATGAAACTCCTCATCAGGCTCATTATATCCTACCAAAAGAGAACTAGAGTCAGTTGGCTGCACAATCTGCGGAGCGACAGCCTGTGGAGATATCTGGCCAGCAGGAGGAACAGCCTGGGATGACTGCAAGCTATCTTCGGTACTGAGAATGGCTCTTTGGGAAATTTGGGGCGTCGGTCGCGACGGCGTCATTGATAACGTCAATATGTTGGTTACGTGGTTGTAATAGGACCTGGGGAGTACCCTTGCCGGATCGTTCTCCCAAAAGGGACGTTCATCCGCCCAAGTTAGTAGTCTTGGAGGGCAAATGAAGAGACTGTCTGTTCTGATAAGTTGCCGGTCATCCATACGGATCCCGAGCGCAGAGGCCAGCCGTCTGCCAAAATACTCTGCCTTCGAGATTGTATCCATCTGACCTCCCCTGACTATACGACGAATAACGTCGTTGTAGATGTGCTGGACCGACTTTGCATAGTTAACATCGACCATGTCGCTCGAGATCCCGAGCATGCCGTAGACCTTGTCGCGCCTGTCTCTGCATTCGAAGTTGCCGAATGATAGTAGTAAGTCGGAGATCGGGGCTCCTTGTTCCTTCAGCTATGGATTGGTTTCAAGAAACGCATTTTCCTTGACTAGGATATACCCCGGTGCGTTCATTATCTTTGAAGCCCGTTGAGATCCGTGAAACTGACTTCCTGATTGGAGCATGGAGAACTCCATGTCGCCGAAGAAGTTGTTCAGCTTGTTCCAGTTCATACACCTTGGGCCGCAGACTATTCTTATCTCTCTAGCTAGCCAGAAGCACTTCTTGGATGATCCAGATTCTCCTCCAGTATACCCGGCTGAAGAGGCTGAAGATTGCGTCGCCAATCTTTGTGTCGAGGACCATCCGAAGAGCACCGGGATCCCCCTGATAGGAGTAGCCGATCTTATTTGGGTTTTGGCCGTAGAGAACTCTTGATCCCGATAGAACCCGTGACGTTTTCTTGGTTGACTTGCCTAAAAGATGGTGGGTGAGGGATGCTAAGCTGTACATGGCGAGATCGGATTTTGCAGTTGGCCTACCAAGCCAGACAAGAACCACTGTCGCCGACGAATAGATCTTTCGCATGAGTCTGACCTGGTGATTTCTCTCGGCAATGTTGCTTTGGTTGATGCATATCGAATCAATCCAAATGAACTGTGGTCGGGGATCACAGTCCATGTCCAAGGACGGGAGCTCATTGAGTAGATCCCACGCCGCTTTCCGGACTAAAAATGAGTGCCCATTGATGCGGATGGGCTCTGCTATACGAGAGTCTCCCCAAGTATACGAAATTGCGGCGAAAGGGGGACATGATTCATTGAGAGGGAAGACGTCAAGTGCTTCtgagaagatggaagagatcgacatctttatcttcttagGGCCGATGCCGCTGGCATGATCTCTGGCAGGGCCCTTGTCTGAAGTTGGGTCTAAGTATGGCCTTGAGCACTGGCGAGGTGCTATAGAGGAAGTGGGAAGAGACTTGGATCTTGATCTTATAGGGACCGACGGCGTGCTGCTGAGGAAGTGGGAAGAGACTCGGATCTCGGGCGAAGTTTGGCAGGTGGGAGGAAAGTTGGATCTTGCTTCTTGGGGCCAAAACCGAGAACGACATCGCCATTTGGCATGATCTCTGGTAGGGCCTCAAGTTCCCTAGGCTGCGTGCCTCCTCTCTGGGACCGTGAGCTGATGTTCGAACCGATGGACTTGTGAAAATGTTCCGCCGACAGAACGCCGACGCCTGGCCCCCTTCGAATGGTGCCTGTAGGGGTCAACGGTATGCATGCATGATTGATAGCACTCCTGAGAGCTGAAGAGAAGAACGTGCTGAAAACCTGACCTCTGCAGTGTTTGACTGTCGTGTTCGATTGTCGACGGACCTGGGCCGACCGGACCCACAGAGCACAACGACATTCCATGCGAAGATGTTCCTTCCCTGGAGGAGCAAAGAGATTGAATTGATAATTCAGGACCAGTACTCTTACACTTGAGCCAAACTTATGTCAACTACTAAGCCATCGTACCTATGAATCTGTGGTGAATCACGGTGCGACAAATCCTTCACCCGATGTCGTCAACAGTGAAGCCGTTCAGACCAACTCTAGATAACTCCAGATTCATGCATTCTCATTCAGAGGCAAGACCAGATAGATTATTGAGTTATAACCTAATCAGATGCTACAGGACTTTGTATTCTTCTGATAAAATCCCCTTGTCGACTGGAACGAGTGACATTGGGGAATTGAATCACGGCCCCAACAGACAAGACCTCTACAATTCCATCAAACGGATTGCCTATCTGCCAGAAGGGGCCTAATAAGAGTTGAGCTGCGATAACAGGATGGATGTCAGTGTCGGCCAGTGCCAAAGACCGACACGAGAGCGCTAGAAAGGCTTCCAAACAACATTCTACTACAACCAACAGCAATACCAGCAACATCAAGACGGTTAGCGAAGAATCTAACCGAAGCGACGGAGGCCAACATTCGCCTCCATCTCAGACAAGCTCCAGCTCTAGGCCTGGcctcagcaccagcaccgacAACCAAGATGAGGAGATGACTCAGACAGAGAGCATTCCACGGTGCGCCAACTGCGCCAGCTCGAGTCATATCGTCCGCGATTGCATGTTGCCTCGCTCAGACGGTTACGTGCATGGATGCATCTTCTGCAACACCCTCTCCCACAACACGGAGGAATGTTCCACGTTTCCTCAGGGCCTGGCTGAGCGAGTTAACTTGCTGGTCACACAACGACCCAATATGCCCCTCTGAAGGGGACTCCTTGGtaccctctcctctccgagTACCTCTCAATGGAAATCGGCATCGAGTTTACCGCTTTCACTTGACACCGTGATTTCGCCAAAGAGTGCCGACAGGATGATTCTCTTTGGAAGAGGGCAAAGGgggcgatgaagaagagtGACGAGAGCCTGAGACCCGTCGATCCCCAGATGGTATC encodes:
- a CDS encoding Pyruvate carboxyltransferase domain-containing protein, whose product is MPMLKEPWKKYKPFPRMNLPDRQWPSKSIEKAPRWLETSLRDGNQSNPDPMNGEEKWRFFKMLCDIGFKEIEVSFPSASQTDFDFTRRLVETPGAIPDDVAIQVLSPCRPDLIKRTVEAVSGAKNAIIHIYLATSECFRRIVFNHSEEDTLELAVRCAKVVRSLTKDDPAQSGTNWQFEFSPECFSDTSPEFAVKVCNAVREAWGPTVETPMIVNLPATVENASCNVFADQVEFFCRNISERQTVCVSVHNHNDRGTAAAAAELAQMAGADRVEGCLFGNGERTGNVDLVTLALNLYTQGVPPNLDFSNLTQIIDLVEDCNKIPVHPRAPYAGSLVVCAFSGSHQDAIKKASRMDSEIFNPFDHLLIRLQGMQIRSREGKSYEDYWEVPYLPLDPEDVGRTYEAIIRVNSQSGKGGAAWIILRKLSLDIPRGLQVAFSSVVQKQADGLGRELRPEEITDLFETTYFLNENPRFSLVDYSITPDRSQSPAPPAPGKTQETKNLNRVFEGVVSVDGREIKLRGRGNGPISSMANALKDVGVDLDVNDYKEHAIGEGRGVKAASYIECKIGNTKQTVWGVGIHEDVVQSSLIALLSAASNFITSRPGSPVLKPVASRPKTLDPSSANGAPTEPAQETPSVISILEEKANGM
- a CDS encoding HET domain-containing protein: MTPSRPTPQISQRAILSTEDSLQSSQAVPPAGQISPQAVAPQIVQPTDSSSLLVGYNEPDEEFHFIVSHYSDASSVWVEGSEPPTCAESWLESRRAHVFDVLPPYDQPRCKDDSEVPITSSRSVDYLSHRWIDEEIGPSWKAVSSAKSLINKGRLENGIWRAWTKFKNNLSTIPPEEINWFKDCDVTWLYGPLYPDSQSHPTDWQTDDKSILRRHRTFYSEFSSRGKKPIDLKVRIREEVEVIGHDGGIGYFEDENDDDTTIKKYTDTAL